One genomic window of Halictus rubicundus isolate RS-2024b chromosome 12, iyHalRubi1_principal, whole genome shotgun sequence includes the following:
- the LOC143359639 gene encoding serine/threonine-protein phosphatase 4 regulatory subunit 4 isoform X3 produces the protein MLQEEDKAPYESVLDPKGDDFQKLSVIQNLPSLLQTDTQSCMSRVVPKMQQSLATASTEFHIAASSTFKTILEQKLVSHNVFSQTFLPSILNSLESRDAVVCDAWLETLLDVIELLPVEVIRTQIVPLAISKGQLSQPVYSRVTCSRLLGKICTRFDSAMIQKEILPTVHSLCQDVNSEVRASICLQLRFVAEGLGAESVKSALLPSLVELASDEESNVRCTSVQTIVYLLPHLQEDTIKTIIVPLVKKLLSENTMKSDDQLICVIAQEYGKLVLGLEKCLVPADKTWFLKYFQQLAQMGVASIKKESKSQFFSFMSSNPAEDEKYMECRRCCAYNLPAMFLFVSHSSDDTDALLVTFNALANDHYYMIRKTVASGIHEVAKVLGPKNGRIKSDLIRLLKDDTEEVLQGLVPHIGMTLDCLAESQTIGVDRVDSTLMEIGRALLKCESEISSTHNWRLASMMHSQLEIIPKYFPSDFIYSYFVPMTFFRILHARPIPVRLAAGTLYLFLLRYNMKPMQRVEMRSRLYTELANSPDCYVRMIFVRMMVEALEIFSSVYFKEHFFTVLLNLAEDPVANIRIKVVSLLPQLKSQLWIPTDKKLLTAMETTIGHLMNSETDRDVIATLTIVVRKLNDIDLKYDGQSMAKQSKQDAEDAKKLEEEKRLSGMIPGKSPAGGATMKKGTWRRPGEGATSKSATQTSKGAASPRHSSDSARMSSMPEIPVMLSDDEFLVDAGIRIPAQFSAGQGVSKIPHLQDSVLAKRRLFAFGRSRTVGAVSFDKTTGRPKWNSSVEYEDCMKRRTNGGDQQSGNSGTSKDCEDGSWLVKEIQQLFKQDTTKVHVSSLMRSRFGFVNQDRLMDDKMKRNSLIMDKDKPKVLQSKCNLDRTKRHSASFEKAKPKRNSSMDYDDSMKRRTNEANQANDPRTSIDYEDGLRLVNDEQLDKKDSVYLGPRTRTLFGFANQERSMDDKMKRNSLILDKEKPKLAHTKCTLDRTKRHSANFSLKPTDTKETKPNIKCHSLEVADYAPSERLGRALRRYSTLDVNHNQGLSKIPLRSFVPRSRTAPATRASSPVHIEKLCRMPFWES, from the exons GAAAGGCGATGATTTCCAAAAGCTCAGCGTCATACAAAACTTACCGAGCCTCTTACAGACAGACACGCAGTCATGCATGTCTCGTGTGGTACCGAAAATGCAGCAGTCATTGGCTACTGCGTCCACGGAGTTCCACATTGCGGCCTCCTCGACGTTCAAAACGATATTAGAGCAGAAACTTGTCAGCCATAATGTCTTCAGTCAAACATTCCTCCCAAGTATATTAAATTCGCTCGAAAGTCGTGATGCAG TTGTTTGTGATGCATGGCTGGAGACCTTACTGGATGTGATAGAGTTACTGCCGGTAGAAGTCATAAGAACGCAG ATCGTTCCATTGGCTATAAGCAAAGGACAATTGTCTCAGCCTGTCTACTCCAGGGTAACGTGCAGCAGGTTACTAGGGAAAATTTGTACAAGATTCGATTCTGCTAT GATACAGAAGGAAATTCTACCAACGGTACACTCCCTCTGTCAGGATGTAAATAGCGAAGTACGAGCTAGTATCTGCTTGCAGCTACGTTTTGTTGCCGAAGGCCTTGGTGCTGAGTCTGTAAAATCTGCTTTGCTACCATCTCTTGTAGAATTAGCAAGCGACGAAGAAAGCAATGTAAGATGCACCTCTGTACAGACAATAGTGTACTTGCTACCTCATCTTCAGGAAG ATACGATAAAAACTATCATAGTACCGCTCGTTAAAAAGTTATTATCCGAGAACACGATGAAATCGGACGACCAGCTGATATGCGTAATTGCTCAGGAGTATGGAAAACTCGTGCTCGGCTTAGAAA AATGCCTCGTACCCGCGGACAAAACAtggtttttaaaatattttcaacaacttGCACAAATGGGCGTCGCCTCGATAAAAAAAGAATCGAAATCCCAGTTCTTTTCATTT ATGAGCTCGAATCCCGCTGAAGATGAGAAATACATGGAATGCAGAAGGTGTTGCGCTTATAATTTGCCTGCGATGTTTCTCTTCGTGTCGCACTCTTCGGACGACACGGACGCGTTGCTTGTTACCTTTAATGCGTTAGCGAACGATCACTATTACATGATTAGGAAAACTGTAGCGAGTGGAATTCACGAA GTGGCGAAAGTATTGGGTCCGAAGAACGGACGGATCAAGTCCGATCTGATCAGATTGCTGAAGGACGACACCGAGGAAGTGTTACAAGGTTTAGTTCCCCACATAGGGATGACGCTCGATTGTCTAGCCGAAAGTCAGACGATCGGGGTGGACAGGGTG GACTCCACTCTTATGGAAATCGGCAGGGCGTTGTTGAAATGCGAATCGGAAATATCATCCACCCACAACTGGAGACTAGCCTCGATGATGCACTCGCAGCTCGAGATAATACCGAAGTACTTTCCGAGCGATTTTATATACTCGTACTTTGTGCCAATGACGTTCTTCAGGATACTGCACGCT AGGCCGATACCCGTGCGCCTCGCCGCAGGAACGTTGTACCTGTTCCTTTTACGTTACAACATGAAGCCAATGCAAAGAGTCGAGATGCGAAGCAGACTATATACAGAACTGGCGAACAGTCCGGACTGTTACGTCCGAATGATATTCGTTCGCATGATGGTGGAGGCTTTGGAGATCTTCTCGTCCGTTTACTTCAAGGAAcattttttcaccgttttattGAATCTGGCAGAAGATCCTGTCGCTAATATCAGGATCAAAGTGGTCTCGCTCTTACCCCAATTAAAGAGCCAGCTATGGATACCGACCGACAAGAAACTATTGACTGCGATGGAGACGACTATAGGACACCTGATGAACAGCGAGACGGACAGGGACGTGATCGCCACGCTGACCATCGTTGTCCGGAAATTGAACGATATTGACCTGAAATACGATGGCCAATCT ATGGCCAAGCAGTCGAAACAGGATGCCGAAGACGCCAAGAAGTTGGAGGAAGAGAAAAGATTGTCGGGAATGATCCCTGGGAAGTCTCCGGCTGGCGGCGCGACCATGAAGAAAGGTA CATGGCGACGGCCGGGTGAGGGCGCAACATCAAAGTCAGC AACGCAAACATCAAAAG GTGCAGCATCCCCCCGCCACAGCAGCGACTCCGCGAGAATGAG CTCGATGCCGGAGATACCGGTGATGCTGTCCGACGACGAGTTCCTGGTCGACGCCGGCATCAGGATACCGGCGCAGTTCTCCGCGGGTCAGGGGGTCTCGAAAATACCGCATCTGCAGGACTCGGTGTTGGCCAAACGAAGATTGTTCGCATTCGGGCGATCGAGGACAGTGGGCGCCGTCAGCTTCGACAAAACAACGGGCAGGCCGAAATGGAACTCGTCCGTGGAGTACGAGGACTGTATGAAGAGAAGGACGAACGGAGGAGACCAACAGTCTGGCAACTCGGGGACGTCGAAGGACTGCGAGGATGGCTCGTGGCTCGTCAAAGAGATCCAACAGTTATTCAAACAGGACACCACGAAGGTCCACGTTAGTTCTCTGATGAGGTCCAGGTTCGGGTTCGTCAATCAAGATCGGCTGATGGACGATAAAATGAAACGGAACTCTCTGATAATGGACAAGGACAAGCCCAAGGTCCTGCAATCGAAATGCAACCTGGACAGGACGAAGCGTCACTCGGCGAGCTTCGAGAAAGCGAAGCCGAAAAGGAACTCGTCCATGGATTACGACGATAGCATGAAACGAAGGACTAACGAAGCTAATCAGGCGAACGATCCCAGGACCTCCATCGACTACGAGGACGGTTTGAGATTGGTCAACGACGAGCAACTGGACAAGAAGGATTCGGTGTATCTGGGACCTCGGACGAGGACCCTGTTCGGTTTCGCGAATCAGGAACGGTCCATGGACGACAAGATGAAACGAAACTCGCTGATCCTCGACAAGGAGAAGCCGAAGCTCGCGCACACCAAGTGCACGCTAGACAGGACTAAGAGGCACTCGGCGAACTTCAGCCTGAAGCCGACCGACACGAAGGAGACCAAACCGAACATAAAATGCCATAGCTTAGAGGTGGCCGATTACGCGCCGAGCGAACGTCTGGGCAGAGCCCTCAGACGGTACTCGACCCTCGACGTCAACCATAATCAGGGACTTAGCAAAATACCCTTAAGAAGTTTTGTACCTCGTAGTAGAACCGCACCAGCCACCAGGGCGTCCAGCCCCGTGCACATAGAGAAATTATGTCGAATGCCATTCTGGGAGTCTTAA
- the LOC143359639 gene encoding serine/threonine-protein phosphatase 4 regulatory subunit 4 isoform X2 produces MIGSRMILASCDNGCHANIAYRDADGFEFERAAIERKGDDFQKLSVIQNLPSLLQTDTQSCMSRVVPKMQQSLATASTEFHIAASSTFKTILEQKLVSHNVFSQTFLPSILNSLESRDAVVCDAWLETLLDVIELLPVEVIRTQIVPLAISKGQLSQPVYSRVTCSRLLGKICTRFDSAMIQKEILPTVHSLCQDVNSEVRASICLQLRFVAEGLGAESVKSALLPSLVELASDEESNVRCTSVQTIVYLLPHLQEDTIKTIIVPLVKKLLSENTMKSDDQLICVIAQEYGKLVLGLEKCLVPADKTWFLKYFQQLAQMGVASIKKESKSQFFSFMSSNPAEDEKYMECRRCCAYNLPAMFLFVSHSSDDTDALLVTFNALANDHYYMIRKTVASGIHEVAKVLGPKNGRIKSDLIRLLKDDTEEVLQGLVPHIGMTLDCLAESQTIGVDRVDSTLMEIGRALLKCESEISSTHNWRLASMMHSQLEIIPKYFPSDFIYSYFVPMTFFRILHARPIPVRLAAGTLYLFLLRYNMKPMQRVEMRSRLYTELANSPDCYVRMIFVRMMVEALEIFSSVYFKEHFFTVLLNLAEDPVANIRIKVVSLLPQLKSQLWIPTDKKLLTAMETTIGHLMNSETDRDVIATLTIVVRKLNDIDLKYDGQSMAKQSKQDAEDAKKLEEEKRLSGMIPGKSPAGGATMKKGTWRRPGEGATSKSATQTSKGAASPRHSSDSARMSSMPEIPVMLSDDEFLVDAGIRIPAQFSAGQGVSKIPHLQDSVLAKRRLFAFGRSRTVGAVSFDKTTGRPKWNSSVEYEDCMKRRTNGGDQQSGNSGTSKDCEDGSWLVKEIQQLFKQDTTKVHVSSLMRSRFGFVNQDRLMDDKMKRNSLIMDKDKPKVLQSKCNLDRTKRHSASFEKAKPKRNSSMDYDDSMKRRTNEANQANDPRTSIDYEDGLRLVNDEQLDKKDSVYLGPRTRTLFGFANQERSMDDKMKRNSLILDKEKPKLAHTKCTLDRTKRHSANFSLKPTDTKETKPNIKCHSLEVADYAPSERLGRALRRYSTLDVNHNQGLSKIPLRSFVPRSRTAPATRASSPVHIEKLCRMPFWES; encoded by the exons ATGATTGGATCGCGAATGATTTTAGCTAGCTGCGACAACGGTTGTCATGCGAATATCGCGTACAGAGATGCTGACGGTTTTGAGTTCGAGCGCGCCGCAATCGAAAG GAAAGGCGATGATTTCCAAAAGCTCAGCGTCATACAAAACTTACCGAGCCTCTTACAGACAGACACGCAGTCATGCATGTCTCGTGTGGTACCGAAAATGCAGCAGTCATTGGCTACTGCGTCCACGGAGTTCCACATTGCGGCCTCCTCGACGTTCAAAACGATATTAGAGCAGAAACTTGTCAGCCATAATGTCTTCAGTCAAACATTCCTCCCAAGTATATTAAATTCGCTCGAAAGTCGTGATGCAG TTGTTTGTGATGCATGGCTGGAGACCTTACTGGATGTGATAGAGTTACTGCCGGTAGAAGTCATAAGAACGCAG ATCGTTCCATTGGCTATAAGCAAAGGACAATTGTCTCAGCCTGTCTACTCCAGGGTAACGTGCAGCAGGTTACTAGGGAAAATTTGTACAAGATTCGATTCTGCTAT GATACAGAAGGAAATTCTACCAACGGTACACTCCCTCTGTCAGGATGTAAATAGCGAAGTACGAGCTAGTATCTGCTTGCAGCTACGTTTTGTTGCCGAAGGCCTTGGTGCTGAGTCTGTAAAATCTGCTTTGCTACCATCTCTTGTAGAATTAGCAAGCGACGAAGAAAGCAATGTAAGATGCACCTCTGTACAGACAATAGTGTACTTGCTACCTCATCTTCAGGAAG ATACGATAAAAACTATCATAGTACCGCTCGTTAAAAAGTTATTATCCGAGAACACGATGAAATCGGACGACCAGCTGATATGCGTAATTGCTCAGGAGTATGGAAAACTCGTGCTCGGCTTAGAAA AATGCCTCGTACCCGCGGACAAAACAtggtttttaaaatattttcaacaacttGCACAAATGGGCGTCGCCTCGATAAAAAAAGAATCGAAATCCCAGTTCTTTTCATTT ATGAGCTCGAATCCCGCTGAAGATGAGAAATACATGGAATGCAGAAGGTGTTGCGCTTATAATTTGCCTGCGATGTTTCTCTTCGTGTCGCACTCTTCGGACGACACGGACGCGTTGCTTGTTACCTTTAATGCGTTAGCGAACGATCACTATTACATGATTAGGAAAACTGTAGCGAGTGGAATTCACGAA GTGGCGAAAGTATTGGGTCCGAAGAACGGACGGATCAAGTCCGATCTGATCAGATTGCTGAAGGACGACACCGAGGAAGTGTTACAAGGTTTAGTTCCCCACATAGGGATGACGCTCGATTGTCTAGCCGAAAGTCAGACGATCGGGGTGGACAGGGTG GACTCCACTCTTATGGAAATCGGCAGGGCGTTGTTGAAATGCGAATCGGAAATATCATCCACCCACAACTGGAGACTAGCCTCGATGATGCACTCGCAGCTCGAGATAATACCGAAGTACTTTCCGAGCGATTTTATATACTCGTACTTTGTGCCAATGACGTTCTTCAGGATACTGCACGCT AGGCCGATACCCGTGCGCCTCGCCGCAGGAACGTTGTACCTGTTCCTTTTACGTTACAACATGAAGCCAATGCAAAGAGTCGAGATGCGAAGCAGACTATATACAGAACTGGCGAACAGTCCGGACTGTTACGTCCGAATGATATTCGTTCGCATGATGGTGGAGGCTTTGGAGATCTTCTCGTCCGTTTACTTCAAGGAAcattttttcaccgttttattGAATCTGGCAGAAGATCCTGTCGCTAATATCAGGATCAAAGTGGTCTCGCTCTTACCCCAATTAAAGAGCCAGCTATGGATACCGACCGACAAGAAACTATTGACTGCGATGGAGACGACTATAGGACACCTGATGAACAGCGAGACGGACAGGGACGTGATCGCCACGCTGACCATCGTTGTCCGGAAATTGAACGATATTGACCTGAAATACGATGGCCAATCT ATGGCCAAGCAGTCGAAACAGGATGCCGAAGACGCCAAGAAGTTGGAGGAAGAGAAAAGATTGTCGGGAATGATCCCTGGGAAGTCTCCGGCTGGCGGCGCGACCATGAAGAAAGGTA CATGGCGACGGCCGGGTGAGGGCGCAACATCAAAGTCAGC AACGCAAACATCAAAAG GTGCAGCATCCCCCCGCCACAGCAGCGACTCCGCGAGAATGAG CTCGATGCCGGAGATACCGGTGATGCTGTCCGACGACGAGTTCCTGGTCGACGCCGGCATCAGGATACCGGCGCAGTTCTCCGCGGGTCAGGGGGTCTCGAAAATACCGCATCTGCAGGACTCGGTGTTGGCCAAACGAAGATTGTTCGCATTCGGGCGATCGAGGACAGTGGGCGCCGTCAGCTTCGACAAAACAACGGGCAGGCCGAAATGGAACTCGTCCGTGGAGTACGAGGACTGTATGAAGAGAAGGACGAACGGAGGAGACCAACAGTCTGGCAACTCGGGGACGTCGAAGGACTGCGAGGATGGCTCGTGGCTCGTCAAAGAGATCCAACAGTTATTCAAACAGGACACCACGAAGGTCCACGTTAGTTCTCTGATGAGGTCCAGGTTCGGGTTCGTCAATCAAGATCGGCTGATGGACGATAAAATGAAACGGAACTCTCTGATAATGGACAAGGACAAGCCCAAGGTCCTGCAATCGAAATGCAACCTGGACAGGACGAAGCGTCACTCGGCGAGCTTCGAGAAAGCGAAGCCGAAAAGGAACTCGTCCATGGATTACGACGATAGCATGAAACGAAGGACTAACGAAGCTAATCAGGCGAACGATCCCAGGACCTCCATCGACTACGAGGACGGTTTGAGATTGGTCAACGACGAGCAACTGGACAAGAAGGATTCGGTGTATCTGGGACCTCGGACGAGGACCCTGTTCGGTTTCGCGAATCAGGAACGGTCCATGGACGACAAGATGAAACGAAACTCGCTGATCCTCGACAAGGAGAAGCCGAAGCTCGCGCACACCAAGTGCACGCTAGACAGGACTAAGAGGCACTCGGCGAACTTCAGCCTGAAGCCGACCGACACGAAGGAGACCAAACCGAACATAAAATGCCATAGCTTAGAGGTGGCCGATTACGCGCCGAGCGAACGTCTGGGCAGAGCCCTCAGACGGTACTCGACCCTCGACGTCAACCATAATCAGGGACTTAGCAAAATACCCTTAAGAAGTTTTGTACCTCGTAGTAGAACCGCACCAGCCACCAGGGCGTCCAGCCCCGTGCACATAGAGAAATTATGTCGAATGCCATTCTGGGAGTCTTAA
- the LOC143359639 gene encoding serine/threonine-protein phosphatase 4 regulatory subunit 4 isoform X4: MQTLLDVIELLPVEVIRTQIVPLAISKGQLSQPVYSRVTCSRLLGKICTRFDSAMIQKEILPTVHSLCQDVNSEVRASICLQLRFVAEGLGAESVKSALLPSLVELASDEESNVRCTSVQTIVYLLPHLQEDTIKTIIVPLVKKLLSENTMKSDDQLICVIAQEYGKLVLGLEKCLVPADKTWFLKYFQQLAQMGVASIKKESKSQFFSFMSSNPAEDEKYMECRRCCAYNLPAMFLFVSHSSDDTDALLVTFNALANDHYYMIRKTVASGIHEVAKVLGPKNGRIKSDLIRLLKDDTEEVLQGLVPHIGMTLDCLAESQTIGVDRVDSTLMEIGRALLKCESEISSTHNWRLASMMHSQLEIIPKYFPSDFIYSYFVPMTFFRILHARPIPVRLAAGTLYLFLLRYNMKPMQRVEMRSRLYTELANSPDCYVRMIFVRMMVEALEIFSSVYFKEHFFTVLLNLAEDPVANIRIKVVSLLPQLKSQLWIPTDKKLLTAMETTIGHLMNSETDRDVIATLTIVVRKLNDIDLKYDGQSMAKQSKQDAEDAKKLEEEKRLSGMIPGKSPAGGATMKKGTWRRPGEGATSKSATQTSKGAASPRHSSDSARMSSMPEIPVMLSDDEFLVDAGIRIPAQFSAGQGVSKIPHLQDSVLAKRRLFAFGRSRTVGAVSFDKTTGRPKWNSSVEYEDCMKRRTNGGDQQSGNSGTSKDCEDGSWLVKEIQQLFKQDTTKVHVSSLMRSRFGFVNQDRLMDDKMKRNSLIMDKDKPKVLQSKCNLDRTKRHSASFEKAKPKRNSSMDYDDSMKRRTNEANQANDPRTSIDYEDGLRLVNDEQLDKKDSVYLGPRTRTLFGFANQERSMDDKMKRNSLILDKEKPKLAHTKCTLDRTKRHSANFSLKPTDTKETKPNIKCHSLEVADYAPSERLGRALRRYSTLDVNHNQGLSKIPLRSFVPRSRTAPATRASSPVHIEKLCRMPFWES, translated from the exons ATGCAG ACCTTACTGGATGTGATAGAGTTACTGCCGGTAGAAGTCATAAGAACGCAG ATCGTTCCATTGGCTATAAGCAAAGGACAATTGTCTCAGCCTGTCTACTCCAGGGTAACGTGCAGCAGGTTACTAGGGAAAATTTGTACAAGATTCGATTCTGCTAT GATACAGAAGGAAATTCTACCAACGGTACACTCCCTCTGTCAGGATGTAAATAGCGAAGTACGAGCTAGTATCTGCTTGCAGCTACGTTTTGTTGCCGAAGGCCTTGGTGCTGAGTCTGTAAAATCTGCTTTGCTACCATCTCTTGTAGAATTAGCAAGCGACGAAGAAAGCAATGTAAGATGCACCTCTGTACAGACAATAGTGTACTTGCTACCTCATCTTCAGGAAG ATACGATAAAAACTATCATAGTACCGCTCGTTAAAAAGTTATTATCCGAGAACACGATGAAATCGGACGACCAGCTGATATGCGTAATTGCTCAGGAGTATGGAAAACTCGTGCTCGGCTTAGAAA AATGCCTCGTACCCGCGGACAAAACAtggtttttaaaatattttcaacaacttGCACAAATGGGCGTCGCCTCGATAAAAAAAGAATCGAAATCCCAGTTCTTTTCATTT ATGAGCTCGAATCCCGCTGAAGATGAGAAATACATGGAATGCAGAAGGTGTTGCGCTTATAATTTGCCTGCGATGTTTCTCTTCGTGTCGCACTCTTCGGACGACACGGACGCGTTGCTTGTTACCTTTAATGCGTTAGCGAACGATCACTATTACATGATTAGGAAAACTGTAGCGAGTGGAATTCACGAA GTGGCGAAAGTATTGGGTCCGAAGAACGGACGGATCAAGTCCGATCTGATCAGATTGCTGAAGGACGACACCGAGGAAGTGTTACAAGGTTTAGTTCCCCACATAGGGATGACGCTCGATTGTCTAGCCGAAAGTCAGACGATCGGGGTGGACAGGGTG GACTCCACTCTTATGGAAATCGGCAGGGCGTTGTTGAAATGCGAATCGGAAATATCATCCACCCACAACTGGAGACTAGCCTCGATGATGCACTCGCAGCTCGAGATAATACCGAAGTACTTTCCGAGCGATTTTATATACTCGTACTTTGTGCCAATGACGTTCTTCAGGATACTGCACGCT AGGCCGATACCCGTGCGCCTCGCCGCAGGAACGTTGTACCTGTTCCTTTTACGTTACAACATGAAGCCAATGCAAAGAGTCGAGATGCGAAGCAGACTATATACAGAACTGGCGAACAGTCCGGACTGTTACGTCCGAATGATATTCGTTCGCATGATGGTGGAGGCTTTGGAGATCTTCTCGTCCGTTTACTTCAAGGAAcattttttcaccgttttattGAATCTGGCAGAAGATCCTGTCGCTAATATCAGGATCAAAGTGGTCTCGCTCTTACCCCAATTAAAGAGCCAGCTATGGATACCGACCGACAAGAAACTATTGACTGCGATGGAGACGACTATAGGACACCTGATGAACAGCGAGACGGACAGGGACGTGATCGCCACGCTGACCATCGTTGTCCGGAAATTGAACGATATTGACCTGAAATACGATGGCCAATCT ATGGCCAAGCAGTCGAAACAGGATGCCGAAGACGCCAAGAAGTTGGAGGAAGAGAAAAGATTGTCGGGAATGATCCCTGGGAAGTCTCCGGCTGGCGGCGCGACCATGAAGAAAGGTA CATGGCGACGGCCGGGTGAGGGCGCAACATCAAAGTCAGC AACGCAAACATCAAAAG GTGCAGCATCCCCCCGCCACAGCAGCGACTCCGCGAGAATGAG CTCGATGCCGGAGATACCGGTGATGCTGTCCGACGACGAGTTCCTGGTCGACGCCGGCATCAGGATACCGGCGCAGTTCTCCGCGGGTCAGGGGGTCTCGAAAATACCGCATCTGCAGGACTCGGTGTTGGCCAAACGAAGATTGTTCGCATTCGGGCGATCGAGGACAGTGGGCGCCGTCAGCTTCGACAAAACAACGGGCAGGCCGAAATGGAACTCGTCCGTGGAGTACGAGGACTGTATGAAGAGAAGGACGAACGGAGGAGACCAACAGTCTGGCAACTCGGGGACGTCGAAGGACTGCGAGGATGGCTCGTGGCTCGTCAAAGAGATCCAACAGTTATTCAAACAGGACACCACGAAGGTCCACGTTAGTTCTCTGATGAGGTCCAGGTTCGGGTTCGTCAATCAAGATCGGCTGATGGACGATAAAATGAAACGGAACTCTCTGATAATGGACAAGGACAAGCCCAAGGTCCTGCAATCGAAATGCAACCTGGACAGGACGAAGCGTCACTCGGCGAGCTTCGAGAAAGCGAAGCCGAAAAGGAACTCGTCCATGGATTACGACGATAGCATGAAACGAAGGACTAACGAAGCTAATCAGGCGAACGATCCCAGGACCTCCATCGACTACGAGGACGGTTTGAGATTGGTCAACGACGAGCAACTGGACAAGAAGGATTCGGTGTATCTGGGACCTCGGACGAGGACCCTGTTCGGTTTCGCGAATCAGGAACGGTCCATGGACGACAAGATGAAACGAAACTCGCTGATCCTCGACAAGGAGAAGCCGAAGCTCGCGCACACCAAGTGCACGCTAGACAGGACTAAGAGGCACTCGGCGAACTTCAGCCTGAAGCCGACCGACACGAAGGAGACCAAACCGAACATAAAATGCCATAGCTTAGAGGTGGCCGATTACGCGCCGAGCGAACGTCTGGGCAGAGCCCTCAGACGGTACTCGACCCTCGACGTCAACCATAATCAGGGACTTAGCAAAATACCCTTAAGAAGTTTTGTACCTCGTAGTAGAACCGCACCAGCCACCAGGGCGTCCAGCCCCGTGCACATAGAGAAATTATGTCGAATGCCATTCTGGGAGTCTTAA